One stretch of Alphaproteobacteria bacterium DNA includes these proteins:
- the pcaF gene encoding 3-oxoadipyl-CoA thiolase — protein MTEAFICDAVRTPIGRYGGGLAKLRTDDLAALPIKALMERNPDVAWDQVDEVLMGCANQAGEDNRNVARMAALLAGLPTEVPGATINRLCGSGLDAVGSGARAIKTGEAELVIAAGVESMSRAPFVMAKAETPFSRQAEIYDTTMGWRFVNSLMKSQFGVDSMPETAENVAQEFQISRADQDAFAQRSQQRAGAAREAGHFAAEIVPVTIPQRRGDDIVVEHDEHPRPETTLEGLAKLPAPFREGGTVTAGNASGVNDGAAALLLASEAAVERYGLTARARVVGMATAGVEPRIMGMGPAPASRKLLDRLGLKIAEVDVIELNEAFAAQALAVTRDLGLADDAENVNPQGGAIALGHPLGMSGTRLATTALYQLERSGGRLALCTMCIGVGQGIAALIERLD, from the coding sequence ATGACCGAAGCCTTCATCTGCGATGCCGTGCGTACGCCCATCGGACGTTACGGCGGCGGCCTTGCCAAGCTGCGCACCGACGACCTGGCGGCGCTGCCCATCAAGGCCCTGATGGAACGCAACCCCGACGTGGCCTGGGACCAGGTCGACGAGGTGCTCATGGGCTGCGCCAACCAGGCCGGCGAGGACAACCGCAACGTGGCCCGCATGGCGGCGCTGCTGGCCGGCCTGCCCACCGAGGTTCCGGGCGCCACCATCAACCGGCTCTGCGGCTCCGGCCTCGATGCCGTGGGCTCGGGTGCGCGCGCCATCAAGACCGGCGAGGCCGAGCTGGTGATCGCGGCCGGCGTCGAGAGCATGAGCCGGGCGCCCTTCGTCATGGCCAAGGCCGAGACGCCCTTTTCACGCCAGGCCGAGATCTACGACACCACCATGGGTTGGCGCTTCGTGAACTCGCTGATGAAGAGCCAGTTCGGCGTCGATTCGATGCCCGAGACGGCCGAGAATGTGGCCCAGGAATTCCAGATCTCCCGGGCCGACCAGGACGCCTTTGCCCAACGCAGCCAACAGCGCGCCGGGGCCGCCCGCGAGGCCGGCCACTTCGCCGCCGAGATCGTGCCGGTGACCATCCCCCAACGCCGCGGTGACGACATCGTCGTCGAGCACGACGAACACCCCCGGCCAGAGACCACGCTGGAAGGTCTGGCCAAGCTGCCGGCGCCGTTTCGCGAAGGCGGCACGGTAACGGCCGGTAATGCCTCGGGCGTCAACGACGGCGCCGCGGCGCTGCTGCTGGCTTCCGAAGCGGCGGTGGAGCGCTACGGCCTGACCGCCCGGGCCCGCGTCGTGGGCATGGCCACGGCCGGCGTCGAGCCCCGCATCATGGGCATGGGGCCGGCCCCGGCCTCACGCAAGCTCTTGGATCGCCTTGGCCTCAAGATCGCCGAGGTCGACGTGATCGAACTCAACGAGGCCTTCGCCGCCCAGGCCCTGGCGGTAACCCGCGACCTGGGTCTCGCCGACGATGCCGAAAACGTCAATCCCCAGGGCGGCGCCATAGCGCTGGGACACCCCCTGGGCATGAGCGGCACGCGCCTCGCCACCACGGCGCTCTACCAGCTCGAGCGCAGCGGCGGCCGCCTGGCGCTTTGCACCATGTGCATCGGCGTCGGCCAGGGCATCGCGGCGCTTATCGAACGCCTCGACTAG
- the paaF gene encoding phenylacetate--CoA ligase has product MRADNRAPEKGELDPIEIASRDEISALQLERLKWTLGHVYANVGHYKTAFDQAGVHPEDLHDLADLAKFPFTVKTDLRDNYPFDMFAVPREQVVRIHASSGTTGNPTVVGYTQADLDMWSNLMARSIRTAGGRPGDLVHIAYGYGLFTGGLGAHYGAERLGCTVVPVSGGLSERQIKLITDFKPAVIMVTPSYMLALADEFEAQGLDPRESSMRIGIFGAEPWTEAMRGEIEARVGLDAIDIFGLSEVMGPGVSCECIETKDGPHIWEDHFYPEVIDPETGAVLPDGEEGELVFTSLSKEAFPIIRYRTRDLTRLLPGSARSMRRMAKVTGRSDDMLIIRGVNVFPTQIEEILLADERLSPHYILEVRREGPLDQLTVAVEMKPELAGAGEADKAACAGDVADRIKGLIGVSAKVRIAGQNEIERSIGKAKRVNDLRDLG; this is encoded by the coding sequence ATGAGAGCAGACAACCGGGCCCCGGAGAAGGGCGAGCTCGATCCCATCGAGATAGCCAGCCGCGACGAAATCTCGGCCTTGCAGCTCGAGCGCCTGAAGTGGACGCTGGGCCACGTCTACGCCAACGTCGGGCACTACAAAACCGCCTTCGACCAGGCCGGCGTGCACCCCGAAGACTTGCACGATCTGGCCGATCTCGCCAAGTTCCCCTTCACCGTCAAGACCGACCTTCGCGACAACTACCCCTTCGACATGTTCGCCGTGCCGCGAGAGCAAGTCGTGCGCATCCATGCTTCCTCCGGTACCACCGGCAATCCCACGGTGGTGGGCTATACCCAGGCCGACCTCGACATGTGGAGCAATCTGATGGCGCGCTCGATCCGCACCGCCGGCGGCCGGCCCGGCGACCTGGTCCATATCGCCTATGGCTATGGCCTGTTTACCGGCGGCCTGGGGGCGCACTATGGCGCCGAGCGCCTGGGCTGCACCGTGGTGCCGGTGTCGGGCGGCCTGAGCGAGCGCCAGATCAAGCTGATCACCGACTTCAAGCCCGCCGTCATCATGGTGACGCCGAGCTACATGCTGGCCTTGGCCGACGAGTTCGAGGCCCAGGGCCTGGACCCGCGGGAATCAAGCATGCGCATCGGCATCTTCGGCGCCGAGCCCTGGACCGAGGCCATGCGCGGCGAGATCGAGGCCCGCGTCGGCCTCGATGCCATCGACATCTTCGGCCTTTCCGAGGTCATGGGCCCCGGCGTTTCCTGCGAATGCATCGAGACCAAGGACGGCCCGCACATCTGGGAGGACCACTTCTACCCCGAGGTCATCGACCCCGAGACAGGCGCCGTGCTGCCCGACGGCGAAGAGGGCGAGCTGGTCTTCACCAGCCTCTCGAAGGAAGCCTTTCCCATCATCCGCTACCGCACCCGCGACCTGACCAGGCTGTTGCCCGGCTCGGCCCGAAGCATGCGCCGCATGGCCAAGGTGACGGGGCGGTCGGACGACATGCTGATCATCCGCGGCGTCAACGTCTTCCCCACCCAGATCGAGGAAATCCTGCTGGCCGACGAGCGCCTATCGCCGCACTACATCCTCGAGGTGCGGCGCGAGGGCCCGCTCGACCAGCTCACCGTGGCGGTCGAGATGAAGCCCGAGCTGGCGGGCGCCGGCGAGGCCGACAAGGCGGCCTGCGCCGGCGACGTGGCTGACCGCATCAAGGGCCTGATCGGGGTCAGCGCAAAGGTCCGCATAGCAGGGCAGAACGAGATCGAACGCTCCATCGGCAAGGCCAAACGGGTTAATGATTTGCGCGATTTGGGCTGA